The nucleotide window TGTCGATGTTTAGTGAAGTGGCCATAGATGATCCGTTGGTAACAGTAATTTATCGGTGATATTTGAGTGAAGTCTTTACCTATAGCTGAATTTCTCACAAGTGTTTGCACTGACAGAGTATCGAGGAATGTTACAAATATTGATGAGTTGAAACTTCACTAATCTGTAGTGAATTTCTCAATTTGTGGTGTGATGAACACATTACTACTTTAGACTAGGCAACATAAAGAATCTAGTTATGTGAGTCTACAGTCTTAAATACTAACTGTGGTCAAGAATTGGGGTAGCATGCCACCGTCCCTCCATCTGGTGCTTTGCAGCAGGTAATAATGGACAACTAACAAATCACAGCTATCTAGTTTTATATAATTCAAAATGCAACTGTTTTGCCTATCTGAATGCATTTACCTCATCCTAAAAAACACATTTCTCTAACTTTATGACTAAATTAATTTGTGATAAACTTTTACCTAACGAATTCGAGTCAAGACCGGTCTGTGTCAGAACCTATTGCGCCCACAAGATCCACTttaaggccatccgtagtcataaactcctttgtggggcgttatgcgacacgtgtcgtgccacgtcacacaggggctttatggggcgttatatcactagagcccgtagtcataaagcccctacccatcataattttcgtttttattaattaattataaacaCCCATGTTTTTTTGTGATTGGTCTAATTTTGAAAAGCATCTCCAAAACGCCGTGATAATAATGGCGCCTCCCCCAAATTTCTGAAACATGGCGCCCCTCGTTTTGGTGTTCGGGGCGCTATGGGGGCTTTATGAAGGAAAAGGGCGGTATATGGAGCCCcattacacatgctctaagcCTTTCACTCTTCCACCAATATACAAATTCATACCAAAGCTTGTGATCTCAAACCAAAAAGAAGAACTAATAAGACATTCCAAGCAAATAACAAAACTTCTAAGTCACGATCTACTGAAGTTAAGAACTCTTATAATCAAAATAGTTTTGCAAGTAATAACAAAAATCAACTACAAAGTAAGACTAAGTTCAAATTTATAATACCTAAATACCATATCTCATAATCATATAGCAACTTTCAAGAATTTAGACACAATAATCAACAAATCAAACAACAATTTTAGCAAATTGAGTGAAAAAAGTTATAGAAAAAACACCTGAGAGTGAGAGAATTCAAGGGCAGGTGGGCGGTGGCTGCAGGAGTTGGACGAACGGGGGAGGTCTCGATGACGAAGGGGCTGTTGATTTTGGAGTAATGGTGTGGTTTTGGTTTTGTTTCTTCGATGGACAGGGAAACCAAGGAAAGGAACCAATGAATTGAACATGAATACAAAAAGTCAAAAGCCCTAATGCatttatttaggtttttttttttttaaaagtgcAAACATggaatgtttgtttatttatgtaagtatatataatctttttattttttaaaacttttgtttaaagtcctttttttaattttttaaaaaggTTGGATATTTATGTTATTACACAATTAGTCCGTGCAAagtgaattgacaaaaatgcacTCAtctgcaaggcacatgaccagatttaactgaaacatctaactgggttagggctaaaggacataacgtgcaagattttaaaacattaagtacaagACTCGTCAATTTGAAAGATAAAGGACACCGTCTAAAATTcactataaagataaaggacaaaatttgaaattcactctaaaaGAATCGAAAAGGTGTGattggcaatggttagacacttggtaAAGTGGTAAAcaatataaaaaaagaaaaaatatgtgattggttgagattggaatggaccccaccccacactacCCCCTCTCTCTTTCCCTTCCCTTCTCACCGATCGGCGTTTAGTTACCGAGCGACAACGAAACCGAGCGGCAAAGGGTGTTGGCGGCAAACCCCCTTTCCGCATTCGTTTCCCGCACTACACCGTATACCCTTATGACTTATTAGGACTTATCAACTTAGGGTgttaggagtggttaaacacttgagagtggcaaactaaaaaatcgACCAATCAGAGTGCGCCACGTCAATgagtgaaaagtgtttaaactttggtgaaaagtgttggcaatggtatAGACAtctggtgaagtggtaaactttttaaataaaaaaaaagaaaaagctgtgattggttgagattggaatggatcCCACCCCACACCCCCTCTCCTTCTCCTTCCTCCCTTCCCCGCGTAGGTTATGCCTCACCGAATCTGTGCCCATTTCGTCAAGCACCCATGCGGCAAAGGTGTTGGCATTGGTTGTCGTGGGTTTGCCGATCGGTGCCGGGTGGGTTTGCCGCCCCCACTCCGGACATCCTTATAACTTATCCAAAAtgagttttcaaaaaaaaaatgtttcgaTTAACTTATGTGGTGTGAAAAGTCAATAAGGCCCTTGGGTATACTTTAACCTAACTTAACTCCACCTAAGTGACACATCAACTTTTTTTCTCAATTTCCCTCTTCAACTCCCCTCTTGCCTTTAATCACAGTGGGTGGTTTAACCCAAACCATTTAAAAAAATAGTGAATTTCAAATTTTGCAATTAAATATAAAAGAGTTGTATACGTttcgatataaattttattgaataTAGAGTtgtatttaaaaaatattttcgTATCATAAATTATACCAAGTACTGGTAACGTATCAATACCATGCCACTACTAGTGATGTACCAATAGCGTATCGTTAACGTATCAAACTAACTGGCTCCAACCGAACAACATTGTTACTAGTGCCGTATTCATTTATTAGTGTTTTTGGTTTCAATACGAatcaatttagttattttttGACAACTTTCATTACCGTTACCCGACTGGTTTATGCATATACCGAATTTCATTCGCACTACACAAGAGAATTTTATAGTACAAAGAAAAGAGTAATGTTAATACTATTTATGAGTATTATGATGTGATTTTAGTAGATATTTAATAAATAGGAAAAATATTATTCATGagtattttttttgaaaagacaTTCATGAGTATTATGATATGATTTTAGTAGATATTTATTTGACTCTACCAGTGACTGACTGAGATCACGTGAGTCTATTCAAGGAAAACACCATATTTGCGATATTGAGTAAAAAAATTAGAAACTCCCTCCATTTTCATTCTTTTAATTCCCGTCTTAATAGGATCTCAAACTTGCACTCAATTTCGTTTAACCCTTGTGGAAAAGCTCAAGGAAAATCAAAAGCATCAAACACTGAATAATCTTCTTCGGCTAAGGTATTTTTCAGTTTTAACAGTCTATTTCATCACCTCCATTCTATAGTTTGATTTATGTATTGTGTGTATTAACTGAAGAGAATAGTATAACCCTAGGCTTTCAAGCTTTAGTATAACCCTAGGTTTTCATTCTTTGAATTCCCTTCTTAAGTCAATTTATATGAACCATCATGTTAATTACAGAATACAATAGTATAACCCCTAAGTTTTCAAGCTTTAGTTGAGTCTGCGATTGATGAAGATTCATTTAATGAAAAGGTTGAGCATTTATCCAATGACCATCTTAGACTATGGGTTATGGGGtgggggttggggcgtgggttggctgaaaacgcccaagtcaccgCTCCGGGTGGGCTTctgtttgggcgtggccccttgggcgggagtttcagtccgggcgttgggcatgcctagcggtcctACGTGGCCAGCTCTTATTCGCTTGTTGGATAGGTCATAGCGGGccatgtttaaattttaaaatcatAAACTCCTTTGTGTagataattttttttcttttattttccaTTTTTTAACAACATGCTTCCCAGTTAATGGTGCAGATACCCACTCTGCATTAGTTTGTATAGAAGCAACAGAACCCTTATTTGACAACCCTTATTTGACACTGAATGTCCCCCTTTAGTGATATCTACAACCACAGGTGTACTTTTTACCTCAGATGACCCGTTCATCTTCAATCACCATTTCAGAATCAACTTTCGGTAATACAAATAACTTCCAAAACGtgatcggtaatacaaccacaggTGTACTTTTTACCTCAGATGTCCCCCTTTTTACCTCAAAAGACATCAACCAACAGCTTAACCGCTGCAAGCTGGACCGGTTCTCACCAACAGCATACAGCAACTATAGTACATTTCAAAAAACTTCAGTAATATGCATGCAAACATGAAACCAGACACTCACAAATATCCAAAAGGATAACTCTTTAACACAAATAAAGAAAGAAATCCAGACTGCAGAACATAAAAAACTACATACGCAAAGAGTACAACGGAAAAAGGTTTAACCTTAGAAATACGCATATGAGTTCAAGAATTCATCCAGCTCATCAGAAAAAGGAACATCGCTTTTAATTCATGCAGTCTTCAACGATTTACTTCACTTTTCACTCCTGTAAAACAAAGTTCGATTATCAAGACCTCATGAATATAACTTATAAGCTACAGCCTACTatatgttttgaaaaatgataacaaTACATATATAAAAAATACTCACGTCAGCATCAGATCGTTGTGGTGATGGGCTTCGAGAGTCAGACCTGCCACGGGGTGAAACACTTTTTGGAGTAGGCGACCGCTCCTTTTCATCACGAGCTACGGGACTTCTGCTTCTAGAAGGTGACCTGCGCGGAGACACGCTCTTCCGCGGGCTAGCACTGCCCCGAGCAGGAGGAGAAACACTCCTACACAGTTCAACAGAGTATCATGAAGCATTCATTCATACAGATACCAATGTGTATATGCAAGTGTGTGTGGGTGTACCTGTTAGGAGACGAACTTCTGCCCTTATCATCATCGTATCTCCCTCTTCTACGTTCTCTGCGATAATCAGGACTTCTGCTGCGACTTCTGCTTCTGTAACGATCCCTGTCCCTACCTCGATATCTCTCATCATATCGGTCCCGGCTTCTGCTACGGTCTCTCTGCCTATAAAGCGAACGAACTTTTTTCGACCCAACATCGAGCCCATATTTTCAGCTCGCTAAAATTATCGAATTGAGCCCAAGCCCACTCGGGCTCGGTtcggcccggctcgtttacaaccctaatACCCTAGTTCATATATAATTCATATATAATCCAATAGTATCGATACTTGTATTCTTAGGGTTGATTTACATTCTGATGGTTGCAAATAATATTAAAGAAACCCAAACACTAGGTGTTTGCAGTGATTTAGCAAATTCTATAGAATAAGCAGATCTATAACCGTAAATATTTTTATGAAAGCTAGTATTTACGTTGACTGTAAATATCTATGACTGTAAATATTTTTATGAAAGCTAGAtatgtattttatttttagtttttattcttttatctttctttttataaatctttatttcttatttatttggGCCTTTTATGAATTATTTAATGAGATTTTTCTTTTTTTGTGTACACCAGTAATGGAAGATAAAAGTATGCAAGGACAAAGCTCCAAAAGACAGATGAATCCTTATGAAAAGAGTAGAATGTCAAGGGTTCAAGAGAACCAAAAAAAATTACAAGCTTTGGGATTGAAAAATATTGCTAATTCTTTGACAAGTCTAGTAGAGAGTgacaaaacaaagaaaaagaaaaagaaatcaaTGGATACGAGCGAGAAAGATATAGATGTAGAGTATATGCCTGGTTCTGATGTTGATGTTGAGCAAGATTATCAAGAAGCTGCTACAAAAATCTCTAAAAAGGTACTAATATCAAATACTCATAATATAATTTCTTTCGGTTTCTTCTCTAACAATTCGACTTACAGAAACAACGTCGAACATACATTGCTCCGCAGTCCCTGAAAAGATATACTAATTTAGCACAGAAACGATTCATTGCTCCGACTGTCTCCCGTGTGCTAACTTCAGAATCTCATATGCAAAAGGGACAAGTAGTTGATACAAGAGGGAGATCAATTGTAGCTAAGAGAAAGTTATTAGCAGTTGACAACGATGATGACCACGGGGAGCGTGACATGAGATTTCATGGTACCTATGTTTGTTTTTCAAATATTTTATGTATgaaatttaattaatattatgtCTAGATTCAATTAACTGTTTTTGATGCTTACTTTTTTTTGTAACTATAGATATCAATGAAGAACAAGATGATGTTGaatctgatgatattgaagatatAGATATGAATGAAGATTATGAAGAACAAGATAGTTTTAAAGATGATGGAGATAAAGACACGGAAGATTTAGAAAAGGTGAATGATTTAGAAAATCAGAACGATGAAGTACTGGTTGAAGAAGAACGTGAAGTTCCAGAAAATGAAGATGAGCATGAAGTTTCACAACAAGAAATTGAAGCAGGTTTATTTGATATACTTGTTTGcttcattttttttgttaaatcataTATTTAGTATTTTTAATGTATACATGTACAATGTAAATCATTTTCACTTTTTGTAGTTCGGAATGTACGTAAAAGAGTGAGAGGACCAACGCGTATGCCAAAGGTTTGGGCCCAAGAAAAAGGGGATAGAATTCCTATTTTAGTTAATGCACACGGACAACCTATTAATGACAAAAGTAGTCAACTGACCCATTTCATGGGAACCCTCTCAAGGAGTGGAAAGTATTGTCCGATTTATAAACCATGGAATAAAGTTAAGGCCGCCAAAAAAGAAGCGTTGGTTGCACTCTTAAAGGTACATAATTaaaaatatgtatgttaatgACTTAAGTATTTGTTTTCTCATGTAACCTGTTTCATTTTTAGACAAAATTTGATATTCCTGAAGTTGCTAAAGGCTGGATATTGCAATCATTTGGGCGGAAGGTGAAGAACTGGAGGGCAAGAATTAAGGAACTATACCATGATCCGTCTTTGTCACTGAAGGAACAAATAAGTTCTAGGCCAAAACAAGTGCAAAAAAAACAATGGAAGAAACTTGTGAAGTATTGGAATAAAGAAAAGTCTAAGGTATGAAATAGCCTACCACTTTAAATAACATTAGTTTATTTCCCATTCTGAAATTTCACTTGTCTACTGAAGCTCGTAAGTGAAAAAAACAAGGCGAATCGGGCAAAGAAGAAGATGTTTCAAGTAACGGGTAAAAAAAGTTATGCTCGAGTCCGCGAAGAGCTAAAGGTGATTGTATGAGATAGTGCAATTATTAATGTAGCATGTCGATATCCATTGTTAAtacttattttctttttattcaaaCAGGCATCTAAGGGACAAGATCCAAGTCGATTGGAAATGTTTCGTGCATGTTTCTCCAAAGATG belongs to Helianthus annuus cultivar XRQ/B chromosome 5, HanXRQr2.0-SUNRISE, whole genome shotgun sequence and includes:
- the LOC110940506 gene encoding uncharacterized protein LOC110940506 isoform X1 — translated: MEDKSMQGQSSKRQMNPYEKSRMSRVQENQKKLQALGLKNIANSLTSLVESDKTKKKKKKSMDTSEKDIDVEYMPGSDVDVEQDYQEAATKISKKKQRRTYIAPQSLKRYTNLAQKRFIAPTVSRVLTSESHMQKGQVVDTRGRSIVAKRKLLAVDNDDDHGERDMRFHDINEEQDDVESDDIEDIDMNEDYEEQDSFKDDGDKDTEDLEKVNDLENQNDEVLVEEEREVPENEDEHEVSQQEIEAVRNVRKRVRGPTRMPKVWAQEKGDRIPILVNAHGQPINDKSSQLTHFMGTLSRSGKYCPIYKPWNKVKAAKKEALVALLKTKFDIPEVAKGWILQSFGRKVKNWRARIKELYHDPSLSLKEQISSRPKQVQKKQWKKLVKYWNKEKSKLVSEKNKANRAKKKMFQVTGKKSYARVREELKASKGQDPSRLEMFRACFSKDGTTKNLEASNAIAQMQQLSSNLPEGSIDKPGPDDVFSKVMGNDRNGDAVMYGLGVRAADVWGVIPSRSACHRENIQLKSQCEELTSIVVQLRAQVSEMEGSRGGSSVQPLASQHFPNVTNGHQRLRVGDEVFLKSILNSTEIVARGRIQSLDPNDLVGGTEIGPEWCEVNVQVPIKKDENLVRPYGLFSTIQDCIGASIAWPYPFISVVHED
- the LOC110940506 gene encoding uncharacterized protein LOC110940506 isoform X2, whose product is MEDKSMQGQSSKRQMNPYEKSRMSRVQENQKKLQALGLKNIANSLTSLVESDKTKKKKKKSMDTSEKDIDVEYMPGSDVDVEQDYQEAATKISKKSLKRYTNLAQKRFIAPTVSRVLTSESHMQKGQVVDTRGRSIVAKRKLLAVDNDDDHGERDMRFHDINEEQDDVESDDIEDIDMNEDYEEQDSFKDDGDKDTEDLEKVNDLENQNDEVLVEEEREVPENEDEHEVSQQEIEAVRNVRKRVRGPTRMPKVWAQEKGDRIPILVNAHGQPINDKSSQLTHFMGTLSRSGKYCPIYKPWNKVKAAKKEALVALLKTKFDIPEVAKGWILQSFGRKVKNWRARIKELYHDPSLSLKEQISSRPKQVQKKQWKKLVKYWNKEKSKLVSEKNKANRAKKKMFQVTGKKSYARVREELKASKGQDPSRLEMFRACFSKDGTTKNLEASNAIAQMQQLSSNLPEGSIDKPGPDDVFSKVMGNDRNGDAVMYGLGVRAADVWGVIPSRSACHRENIQLKSQCEELTSIVVQLRAQVSEMEGSRGGSSVQPLASQHFPNVTNGHQRLRVGDEVFLKSILNSTEIVARGRIQSLDPNDLVGGTEIGPEWCEVNVQVPIKKDENLVRPYGLFSTIQDCIGASIAWPYPFISVVHED